In a single window of the Populus alba chromosome 16, ASM523922v2, whole genome shotgun sequence genome:
- the LOC118037278 gene encoding protein FAR-RED ELONGATED HYPOCOTYL 3 isoform X2, which produces MDIDLRLPSGDHDKEGEEPNGVDNMLSEVKLHNGDAETGNVVDVAEEILSIEGGDVNSPTPTTFKEDTNLEPLSGMEFESHGAAYSFYQEYARSMGFNTAIQNSRRSKTSREFIDAKFACSRYGTKREYDKSFNRPRSRQTKQDPENGTSRRLCSKTDCKASMHVKRRPDGKWVIHSFVKEHNHGLLPAQAVSEQTRRMYAAMAQQFAEYKNVAGLKNDPKNSFDKGRNLGLEAGETKILFDFFTKMQNMNSNFFYAVDLGEDQRLKNLFWADAKSRHDYGNFSDVVSFDTTYVRNKYKMPLALFVGVNQHYQFMLLGCALISDESTATYSWLMQTWLGAMGGQTPKVIITDQDKAMKQVIAEVFPSAHHCLFLWNILGKVSENLGSVIKQNENFMAKFDKCIFRSWTENEFGKRWWKILDRFELRENEWMQSLYEDREQWVPIYMRGAFLAGMSTVLRSESTNSHFDKHVHKKTTVQEFVRQYEPILQDRYEEEAKADSDTWNKQPSLKSPSPLEKSVSGVYTHAVFKKFQVEILGVVACHPKMESQDEISVSFRVQDLEKHQDFTVLWNQMRLEVSCICRLYEYKGFLCRHALVVLQMCQQSAIPSQYILKRWTKDAKSKHLLGEESEKVQSRVQRYNDLCQRALKLSEEASLSQESYNIAFRALGEVFGNCISINNSNKSLVEAGTSTTHGLLCIEDDNQNRSMTKTNKKKNQTKKRKVNSEQEITTDGPQDSLQQMDKLSSRAVALEGYYGTQQGVPGMVQLNLMAPTRDNYYSNQQTIQGLGQLNSIAPSHDGYYGTQQSMHGLGQMDFFRTPTGFAYSIRDDPNVRTAAQLHDDGSRHA; this is translated from the exons ATGGACATTGATCTTAGGTTACCTTCTGGTGATCATGATAAGGAAGGTGAAGAACCAAATGGTGTCGATAATATGTTGAGTGAAGTCAAGCTGCATAATGGAGATGCAGAGACTGGAAATGTTGTTGATGTCGCAGAGGAAATACTTTCTATAGAAGGTGGAGATGTGAATTCTCCCACTCCAACGACATTCAAAGAGGACACAAATCTTGAGCCACTTTCTGGTATGGAATTTGAATCACATGGAGCAGCATATTCTTTTTATCAAGAATATGCTCGATCTATGGGATTTAATACTGCGATACAGAACAGCCGCCGTTCAAAAACATCGAGGGAGTTCATTGATGCGAAATTTGCTTGTTCTAGGTATGGGACGAAACGAGAGTATGACAAGTCCTTTAACCGACCACGTTCCAGACAAACCAAGCAAGACCCAGAAAATGGAACTAGCCGACGATTGTGTTCAAAGACAGACTGCAAGGCAAGCATGCATGTGAAGAGAAGGCCAGATGGAAAATGGGTCATCCATAGTTTTGTGAAGGAGCATAACCATGGTCTTTTACCTGCCCAAGCTGTCAGTGAACAAACCAGAAGGATGTACGCCGCAATGGCTCAACAGTTTGCGGAATATAAAAATGTTGCTGGTCTCAAGAATGACCCTAAAAATTCATTTGACAAGGGCCGGAACTTGGGACTTGAAGCTGGGGAGAccaaaattttgtttgattttttcaccAAGATGCAAAATATGAATTCCAACTTTTTTTATGCCGTAGATTTGGGTGAAGATCAACGTTTGAAGAACTTGTTCTGGGCTGATGCCAAAAGCAGGCATGACTACGGTAACTTCTCTGACGTTGTATCTTTTGACACCACATATGTCAGAAACAAGTATAAGATGCCTCTTGCTCTTTTTGTTGGAGTGAACCAACATTATCAGTTCATGTTGCTTGGATGTGCCCTGATATCAGATGAAAGTACAGCTACTTATTCTTGGTTAATGCAGACTTGGCTCGGAGCAATGGGTGGACAGACCCCAAAGGTTATAATCACTGACCAAGATAAAGCCATGAAGCAAGTAATTGCAGAGGTCTTTCCAAGTGCTCATCATTGCCTTTTCTTGTGGAACATTCTGGGGAAGGTCTCTGAAAATCTGGGGAGCGTGATAAAACAAAACGAAAACTTCATGGCCAAATTTGATAAATGCATCTTCAGATCATGGACAGAGAATGAGTTTGGAAAAAGGTGGTGGAAAATTCTTGACAGATTTGAACTCAGAGAGAATGAATGGATGCAATCACTGTATGAAGATCGTGAGCAATGGGTGCCAATCTACATGAGAGGTGCCTTTTTGGCTGGGATGTCCACAGTTCTGCGATCTGAGAGCACAAACTCCCACTTTGATAAGCATGTGCATAAGAAGACAACTGTGCAGGAATTTGTGAGACAGTATGAACCAATTCTACAAGATAGGTATGAGGAGGAAGCCAAAGCAGATTCTGATACATGGAACAAGCAACCTTCATTGAAATCTCCCTCGCCTTTGgaaaagagtgtttcaggggtGTACACACATGCAGTATTCAAGAAATTCCAAGTTGAGATCTTAGGTGTAGTCGCTTGCCATCCCAAAATGGAAAGCCAAGATGAGATCAGCGTTAGTTTTAGAGTTCAGGATTTGGAGAAGCATCAAGATTTCACTGTTTTGTGGAATCAAATGAGGTTGGAGGTCTCATGTATATGCCGACTATATGAATACAAGGGTTTTCTTTGTAGGCATGCTCTGGTTGTTCTTCAAATGTGTCAACAATCTGCCATCCCATcacaatatattttgaaaaggtGGACAAAAGATGCAAAGAGCAAACATCTTTTAGGGGAAGAATCTGAAAAGGTTCAGTCTAGGGTGCAAAGGTACAATGACTTGTGCCAGCGAGCTCTGAAATTGAGTGAAGAGGCTTCGTTATCTCAAGAGAGTTACAATATTGCCTTTCGTGCTCTAGGAGAAGTTTTTGGAAACTGCATCAGCATTAATAATTCTAACAAGAGTCTGGTGGAAGCTGGTACATCTACCACTCATGGTCTGCTCTGTATTGAAGATGATAACCAAAATAGGAGTATGACTAagacaaataagaaaaagaatcaaacaaagaaaagaaag GTGAATTCTGAGCAGGAGATCACGACTGATGGGCCACAAGATAGCTTGCAACAAATG GACAAATTAAGTTCAAGAGCAGTAGCCCTAGAAGGCTATTATGGAACACAACAGGGAGTGCCAGGAATG GTGCAACTAAacttgatggctccaacacgcGATAATTACTACAGCAATCAGCAGACCATCCAGGGCCTG GGACAGTTAAACTCAATAGCACCAAGCCATGATGGTTATTACGGTACTCAGCAAAGCATGCATGGGCTG GGACAGATGGATTTCTTTCGCACACCAACTGGATTCGCTTATAGCATCAGG GACGACCCCAATGTAAGAACAGCAGCGCAGCTACATGATGATGGATCCAGGCATGCATGA
- the LOC118037278 gene encoding protein FAR-RED ELONGATED HYPOCOTYL 3 isoform X3 has product MHVKRRPDGKWVIHSFVKEHNHGLLPAQAVSEQTRRMYAAMAQQFAEYKNVAGLKNDPKNSFDKGRNLGLEAGETKILFDFFTKMQNMNSNFFYAVDLGEDQRLKNLFWADAKSRHDYGNFSDVVSFDTTYVRNKYKMPLALFVGVNQHYQFMLLGCALISDESTATYSWLMQTWLGAMGGQTPKVIITDQDKAMKQVIAEVFPSAHHCLFLWNILGKVSENLGSVIKQNENFMAKFDKCIFRSWTENEFGKRWWKILDRFELRENEWMQSLYEDREQWVPIYMRGAFLAGMSTVLRSESTNSHFDKHVHKKTTVQEFVRQYEPILQDRYEEEAKADSDTWNKQPSLKSPSPLEKSVSGVYTHAVFKKFQVEILGVVACHPKMESQDEISVSFRVQDLEKHQDFTVLWNQMRLEVSCICRLYEYKGFLCRHALVVLQMCQQSAIPSQYILKRWTKDAKSKHLLGEESEKVQSRVQRYNDLCQRALKLSEEASLSQESYNIAFRALGEVFGNCISINNSNKSLVEAGTSTTHGLLCIEDDNQNRSMTKTNKKKNQTKKRKVNSEQEITTDGPQDSLQQMDKLSSRAVALEGYYGTQQGVPGMVQLNLMAPTRDNYYSNQQTIQGLGQLNSIAPSHDGYYGTQQSMHGLGQMDFFRTPTGFAYSIRQDDPNVRTAAQLHDDGSRHA; this is encoded by the exons ATGCATGTGAAGAGAAGGCCAGATGGAAAATGGGTCATCCATAGTTTTGTGAAGGAGCATAACCATGGTCTTTTACCTGCCCAAGCTGTCAGTGAACAAACCAGAAGGATGTACGCCGCAATGGCTCAACAGTTTGCGGAATATAAAAATGTTGCTGGTCTCAAGAATGACCCTAAAAATTCATTTGACAAGGGCCGGAACTTGGGACTTGAAGCTGGGGAGAccaaaattttgtttgattttttcaccAAGATGCAAAATATGAATTCCAACTTTTTTTATGCCGTAGATTTGGGTGAAGATCAACGTTTGAAGAACTTGTTCTGGGCTGATGCCAAAAGCAGGCATGACTACGGTAACTTCTCTGACGTTGTATCTTTTGACACCACATATGTCAGAAACAAGTATAAGATGCCTCTTGCTCTTTTTGTTGGAGTGAACCAACATTATCAGTTCATGTTGCTTGGATGTGCCCTGATATCAGATGAAAGTACAGCTACTTATTCTTGGTTAATGCAGACTTGGCTCGGAGCAATGGGTGGACAGACCCCAAAGGTTATAATCACTGACCAAGATAAAGCCATGAAGCAAGTAATTGCAGAGGTCTTTCCAAGTGCTCATCATTGCCTTTTCTTGTGGAACATTCTGGGGAAGGTCTCTGAAAATCTGGGGAGCGTGATAAAACAAAACGAAAACTTCATGGCCAAATTTGATAAATGCATCTTCAGATCATGGACAGAGAATGAGTTTGGAAAAAGGTGGTGGAAAATTCTTGACAGATTTGAACTCAGAGAGAATGAATGGATGCAATCACTGTATGAAGATCGTGAGCAATGGGTGCCAATCTACATGAGAGGTGCCTTTTTGGCTGGGATGTCCACAGTTCTGCGATCTGAGAGCACAAACTCCCACTTTGATAAGCATGTGCATAAGAAGACAACTGTGCAGGAATTTGTGAGACAGTATGAACCAATTCTACAAGATAGGTATGAGGAGGAAGCCAAAGCAGATTCTGATACATGGAACAAGCAACCTTCATTGAAATCTCCCTCGCCTTTGgaaaagagtgtttcaggggtGTACACACATGCAGTATTCAAGAAATTCCAAGTTGAGATCTTAGGTGTAGTCGCTTGCCATCCCAAAATGGAAAGCCAAGATGAGATCAGCGTTAGTTTTAGAGTTCAGGATTTGGAGAAGCATCAAGATTTCACTGTTTTGTGGAATCAAATGAGGTTGGAGGTCTCATGTATATGCCGACTATATGAATACAAGGGTTTTCTTTGTAGGCATGCTCTGGTTGTTCTTCAAATGTGTCAACAATCTGCCATCCCATcacaatatattttgaaaaggtGGACAAAAGATGCAAAGAGCAAACATCTTTTAGGGGAAGAATCTGAAAAGGTTCAGTCTAGGGTGCAAAGGTACAATGACTTGTGCCAGCGAGCTCTGAAATTGAGTGAAGAGGCTTCGTTATCTCAAGAGAGTTACAATATTGCCTTTCGTGCTCTAGGAGAAGTTTTTGGAAACTGCATCAGCATTAATAATTCTAACAAGAGTCTGGTGGAAGCTGGTACATCTACCACTCATGGTCTGCTCTGTATTGAAGATGATAACCAAAATAGGAGTATGACTAagacaaataagaaaaagaatcaaacaaagaaaagaaag GTGAATTCTGAGCAGGAGATCACGACTGATGGGCCACAAGATAGCTTGCAACAAATG GACAAATTAAGTTCAAGAGCAGTAGCCCTAGAAGGCTATTATGGAACACAACAGGGAGTGCCAGGAATG GTGCAACTAAacttgatggctccaacacgcGATAATTACTACAGCAATCAGCAGACCATCCAGGGCCTG GGACAGTTAAACTCAATAGCACCAAGCCATGATGGTTATTACGGTACTCAGCAAAGCATGCATGGGCTG GGACAGATGGATTTCTTTCGCACACCAACTGGATTCGCTTATAGCATCAGG CAGGACGACCCCAATGTAAGAACAGCAGCGCAGCTACATGATGATGGATCCAGGCATGCATGA
- the LOC118037278 gene encoding protein FAR-RED ELONGATED HYPOCOTYL 3 isoform X1, with translation MDIDLRLPSGDHDKEGEEPNGVDNMLSEVKLHNGDAETGNVVDVAEEILSIEGGDVNSPTPTTFKEDTNLEPLSGMEFESHGAAYSFYQEYARSMGFNTAIQNSRRSKTSREFIDAKFACSRYGTKREYDKSFNRPRSRQTKQDPENGTSRRLCSKTDCKASMHVKRRPDGKWVIHSFVKEHNHGLLPAQAVSEQTRRMYAAMAQQFAEYKNVAGLKNDPKNSFDKGRNLGLEAGETKILFDFFTKMQNMNSNFFYAVDLGEDQRLKNLFWADAKSRHDYGNFSDVVSFDTTYVRNKYKMPLALFVGVNQHYQFMLLGCALISDESTATYSWLMQTWLGAMGGQTPKVIITDQDKAMKQVIAEVFPSAHHCLFLWNILGKVSENLGSVIKQNENFMAKFDKCIFRSWTENEFGKRWWKILDRFELRENEWMQSLYEDREQWVPIYMRGAFLAGMSTVLRSESTNSHFDKHVHKKTTVQEFVRQYEPILQDRYEEEAKADSDTWNKQPSLKSPSPLEKSVSGVYTHAVFKKFQVEILGVVACHPKMESQDEISVSFRVQDLEKHQDFTVLWNQMRLEVSCICRLYEYKGFLCRHALVVLQMCQQSAIPSQYILKRWTKDAKSKHLLGEESEKVQSRVQRYNDLCQRALKLSEEASLSQESYNIAFRALGEVFGNCISINNSNKSLVEAGTSTTHGLLCIEDDNQNRSMTKTNKKKNQTKKRKVNSEQEITTDGPQDSLQQMDKLSSRAVALEGYYGTQQGVPGMVQLNLMAPTRDNYYSNQQTIQGLGQLNSIAPSHDGYYGTQQSMHGLGQMDFFRTPTGFAYSIRQDDPNVRTAAQLHDDGSRHA, from the exons ATGGACATTGATCTTAGGTTACCTTCTGGTGATCATGATAAGGAAGGTGAAGAACCAAATGGTGTCGATAATATGTTGAGTGAAGTCAAGCTGCATAATGGAGATGCAGAGACTGGAAATGTTGTTGATGTCGCAGAGGAAATACTTTCTATAGAAGGTGGAGATGTGAATTCTCCCACTCCAACGACATTCAAAGAGGACACAAATCTTGAGCCACTTTCTGGTATGGAATTTGAATCACATGGAGCAGCATATTCTTTTTATCAAGAATATGCTCGATCTATGGGATTTAATACTGCGATACAGAACAGCCGCCGTTCAAAAACATCGAGGGAGTTCATTGATGCGAAATTTGCTTGTTCTAGGTATGGGACGAAACGAGAGTATGACAAGTCCTTTAACCGACCACGTTCCAGACAAACCAAGCAAGACCCAGAAAATGGAACTAGCCGACGATTGTGTTCAAAGACAGACTGCAAGGCAAGCATGCATGTGAAGAGAAGGCCAGATGGAAAATGGGTCATCCATAGTTTTGTGAAGGAGCATAACCATGGTCTTTTACCTGCCCAAGCTGTCAGTGAACAAACCAGAAGGATGTACGCCGCAATGGCTCAACAGTTTGCGGAATATAAAAATGTTGCTGGTCTCAAGAATGACCCTAAAAATTCATTTGACAAGGGCCGGAACTTGGGACTTGAAGCTGGGGAGAccaaaattttgtttgattttttcaccAAGATGCAAAATATGAATTCCAACTTTTTTTATGCCGTAGATTTGGGTGAAGATCAACGTTTGAAGAACTTGTTCTGGGCTGATGCCAAAAGCAGGCATGACTACGGTAACTTCTCTGACGTTGTATCTTTTGACACCACATATGTCAGAAACAAGTATAAGATGCCTCTTGCTCTTTTTGTTGGAGTGAACCAACATTATCAGTTCATGTTGCTTGGATGTGCCCTGATATCAGATGAAAGTACAGCTACTTATTCTTGGTTAATGCAGACTTGGCTCGGAGCAATGGGTGGACAGACCCCAAAGGTTATAATCACTGACCAAGATAAAGCCATGAAGCAAGTAATTGCAGAGGTCTTTCCAAGTGCTCATCATTGCCTTTTCTTGTGGAACATTCTGGGGAAGGTCTCTGAAAATCTGGGGAGCGTGATAAAACAAAACGAAAACTTCATGGCCAAATTTGATAAATGCATCTTCAGATCATGGACAGAGAATGAGTTTGGAAAAAGGTGGTGGAAAATTCTTGACAGATTTGAACTCAGAGAGAATGAATGGATGCAATCACTGTATGAAGATCGTGAGCAATGGGTGCCAATCTACATGAGAGGTGCCTTTTTGGCTGGGATGTCCACAGTTCTGCGATCTGAGAGCACAAACTCCCACTTTGATAAGCATGTGCATAAGAAGACAACTGTGCAGGAATTTGTGAGACAGTATGAACCAATTCTACAAGATAGGTATGAGGAGGAAGCCAAAGCAGATTCTGATACATGGAACAAGCAACCTTCATTGAAATCTCCCTCGCCTTTGgaaaagagtgtttcaggggtGTACACACATGCAGTATTCAAGAAATTCCAAGTTGAGATCTTAGGTGTAGTCGCTTGCCATCCCAAAATGGAAAGCCAAGATGAGATCAGCGTTAGTTTTAGAGTTCAGGATTTGGAGAAGCATCAAGATTTCACTGTTTTGTGGAATCAAATGAGGTTGGAGGTCTCATGTATATGCCGACTATATGAATACAAGGGTTTTCTTTGTAGGCATGCTCTGGTTGTTCTTCAAATGTGTCAACAATCTGCCATCCCATcacaatatattttgaaaaggtGGACAAAAGATGCAAAGAGCAAACATCTTTTAGGGGAAGAATCTGAAAAGGTTCAGTCTAGGGTGCAAAGGTACAATGACTTGTGCCAGCGAGCTCTGAAATTGAGTGAAGAGGCTTCGTTATCTCAAGAGAGTTACAATATTGCCTTTCGTGCTCTAGGAGAAGTTTTTGGAAACTGCATCAGCATTAATAATTCTAACAAGAGTCTGGTGGAAGCTGGTACATCTACCACTCATGGTCTGCTCTGTATTGAAGATGATAACCAAAATAGGAGTATGACTAagacaaataagaaaaagaatcaaacaaagaaaagaaag GTGAATTCTGAGCAGGAGATCACGACTGATGGGCCACAAGATAGCTTGCAACAAATG GACAAATTAAGTTCAAGAGCAGTAGCCCTAGAAGGCTATTATGGAACACAACAGGGAGTGCCAGGAATG GTGCAACTAAacttgatggctccaacacgcGATAATTACTACAGCAATCAGCAGACCATCCAGGGCCTG GGACAGTTAAACTCAATAGCACCAAGCCATGATGGTTATTACGGTACTCAGCAAAGCATGCATGGGCTG GGACAGATGGATTTCTTTCGCACACCAACTGGATTCGCTTATAGCATCAGG CAGGACGACCCCAATGTAAGAACAGCAGCGCAGCTACATGATGATGGATCCAGGCATGCATGA